A stretch of Pleuronectes platessa chromosome 24, fPlePla1.1, whole genome shotgun sequence DNA encodes these proteins:
- the LOC128431052 gene encoding uncharacterized protein LOC128431052, translating to MESVCEQLRGAHDDGDEEEEEEEEGGRAMLWSLQEALERQTLQIGASACGATAVVDVLRALGVDVAPEEADRCVQTRLRRTESPLPDYLLSRSEAGATHAQLIAGAEEASKGEVMGRFFHLHPRRRVKLIPWLARWIRRGAVPVATMNMQLSVPAGEEVPDAWHHQLIFGVAPNAVFMTNPLDVVSEDEVHQRLCSESVLLIRREDVLQRLKPDSCMSGFSESQSDPRWKDLDVEGQVRQLVREEEQERPLLTHITIPAAYSSGVTLFARRQSGVGQELLSAPELPLL from the exons ATGGAGTCAGTGTGTGAGCAGCTTCGTGGAGCTCATGATGAtggtgacgaggaggaggaggaggaggaggagggtggtaGAGCCATGCTGTGGTCCCTCCAGGAGGCGCTGGAGAGGCAGACCCTGCAGATAGGAGCGTCGGCCTGCGGGGCCACTGCCGTGGTGGACGTGCTGAGGGCCCTCGGCGTGGACGTGGCCCCCGAGGAGGCCGACCGCTGTGTGCAAACTCGCCTGAGGAGGACCGAGTCCCCGCTGCCCGACTACCTGCTGTCCCGGAGCGAAGCAG gTGCGACTCACGCTCAGCTTAtcgcaggagcagaggaggccaGTAAAGGCGAGGTGATGGGTCGCTTCTTCCACCTTCACCCTCGCCGCCGGGTGAAGCTGATCCCTTGGCTCGCCCGCTGGATCCGAAGGGGTGCTGTTCCAGTGGCCACCATGAACATGCAGCTGTCTGTGCCCGCGGGGGAGGAGGTGCCCGACGCCTGGCACCACCAGCTCATATTCGGGGTCGCACCCAACGCCGTGTTCATGACGAATCCTTTAGATGTAG TAAGCGAGGACGAGGTGCACCAGCGACTCTGCAGTGAATCGGTGCTGCTGATTCGTCGAGAAGACGTCCTGCAGCGGTTAAAGCCTGATTCCTGTATGTCAGGTTTCTCAGAGAGCCAGTCTGACCCGCGATGGAAAGACCTGGATGTTGAGG GTCAGGTGAGACAGCTGGtcagagaagaggagcaggagcgcCCCCTGTTGACGCACATCACGATCCCTGCAGCGTACAGCTCGGGCGTCACGCTCTTCGCCCGGCGACAGTCTGGAGTCGGACAAGAACTCCTGAGCGCCCCTGAACTCCCTCTGTTGTGA